The Bacteroidales bacterium genome includes a region encoding these proteins:
- a CDS encoding polysaccharide deacetylase family protein: MKNTIFNILSFFTFLIPVRILIKLSGIKVIYPFYHIVSDNPPVHVKHLYKVRAVKQFRKDLNFIIKYFQAINYIPEKPLQNDVPCFCLSFDDGLKECYDIISPILKEYGITATYFLNPAFVDNKDLFYKYKASILIEKLMNGTYPSDTLKEISSLLNSRTEFSVKKITAELLIVSHKGQDILNKIASIINVDFSKYLKEKEPYLTKKQISEMITNGNIIGAHSIDHPLYSKLDLNSQINQTVGSLEYVVNEFDTDEKLFAFPFTDDKISLEFFNEIFDKKHADYTFGTAGIKKDTVSQNIQRIPIELHGLSAEKTVKTEYLLYIIKRMTGKHKIKRR, encoded by the coding sequence TTGAAAAATACAATATTTAATATATTATCCTTTTTTACATTCTTAATTCCGGTTAGAATATTAATAAAACTTTCCGGAATTAAAGTTATATATCCGTTTTATCATATTGTAAGCGATAATCCGCCTGTTCATGTCAAACATTTATACAAAGTAAGAGCTGTAAAGCAATTCAGAAAAGATTTGAATTTTATAATAAAATATTTTCAAGCAATTAATTATATTCCTGAAAAACCTTTACAAAATGATGTTCCTTGCTTCTGTTTATCCTTTGATGACGGATTAAAAGAATGTTATGATATTATTTCCCCGATATTGAAAGAATACGGTATTACTGCGACATATTTTTTAAACCCGGCATTTGTTGATAATAAAGACCTGTTTTATAAATATAAAGCAAGCATTCTAATTGAAAAGTTGATGAACGGAACTTATCCGTCCGATACTTTAAAAGAAATTTCTTCTCTTTTAAATTCAAGAACGGAATTTTCAGTAAAGAAAATAACTGCTGAACTATTAATTGTCAGCCATAAAGGACAAGATATACTTAATAAAATTGCAAGTATTATTAATGTCGATTTTAGTAAGTATCTAAAAGAAAAGGAACCGTATTTGACAAAGAAGCAAATTTCGGAAATGATTACTAACGGCAATATAATCGGTGCTCACAGCATAGATCATCCTTTATATTCAAAATTAGATTTAAATTCTCAAATAAATCAAACTGTCGGCAGCCTTGAATATGTTGTAAATGAATTCGATACCGATGAAAAATTATTTGCTTTTCCGTTTACGGATGATAAGATTTCTTTAGAATTTTTCAATGAAATATTCGATAAAAAACATGCAGATTACACCTTCGGTACTGCAGGAATAAAAAAGGATACAGTTTCTCAAAACATACAAAGAATACCGATAGAGTTGCACGGATTAAGTGCTGAAAAAACCGTCAAAACTGAATATCTATTGTATATAATAAAGCGTATGACAGGAAAACATAAAATAAAACGAAGATGA
- the rlmN gene encoding 23S rRNA (adenine(2503)-C(2))-methyltransferase RlmN, producing the protein MKKQLFGKTLTEIKDIIKSYNLPLYTANQITDWLYKKDIHSIDEMTNISKKTRDILKEEYDIGLDPHINVQSSTDGTKKYLFKASEHYIEAAYIPSKDKATLCVSSQAGCKYACEFCMTGKQGFQAHLSCNQILNQIKSLPEFNNLTNIVFMGMGEPFDNLDEVLKSLEIMTADYGFAWSPKRITVSTNGIIKGLKRYLDESKCNLAISIHTPFNDERLKIMPVQKTNPISEVLSVVRNHHFGRQRRISFEYIMFKGFNDSMEHADKLAKKVSGFWARVNLIRFHEIPGTDLKGTDEKSMEKFRDRLNERGITATIRASRGQDIDAACGLLSTKELTDKKQ; encoded by the coding sequence ATGAAAAAACAATTATTCGGTAAAACATTAACAGAAATAAAAGACATCATTAAAAGTTATAATCTTCCCTTATATACAGCAAATCAGATTACAGATTGGTTATATAAAAAAGATATTCATTCCATTGATGAAATGACAAATATCTCAAAAAAAACAAGAGATATTTTAAAAGAAGAATATGATATAGGATTAGACCCGCACATCAATGTTCAAAGTTCAACTGACGGAACTAAAAAGTATCTTTTTAAAGCAAGCGAACATTATATTGAAGCAGCATACATACCTTCAAAAGACAAAGCAACATTATGTGTTTCATCGCAAGCAGGATGTAAATATGCCTGTGAATTTTGCATGACCGGAAAACAAGGTTTTCAAGCACATTTAAGCTGTAATCAAATTTTAAATCAAATAAAAAGTTTGCCTGAATTTAATAATTTAACAAATATTGTTTTTATGGGAATGGGCGAACCTTTTGATAATTTAGACGAAGTTTTGAAAAGCTTGGAAATTATGACCGCCGACTACGGCTTTGCATGGAGCCCTAAAAGAATTACGGTATCCACAAACGGAATTATTAAAGGTTTAAAACGTTATTTAGATGAAAGCAAATGTAATTTGGCAATAAGTATCCATACGCCTTTTAATGACGAGCGTTTAAAGATAATGCCTGTGCAAAAAACAAATCCAATAAGTGAAGTATTAAGTGTTGTAAGAAATCATCACTTCGGCAGACAAAGGCGAATTTCTTTTGAATATATTATGTTTAAAGGGTTTAACGACAGTATGGAACATGCCGATAAGCTTGCAAAGAAAGTCAGCGGTTTTTGGGCAAGAGTAAATCTGATTCGTTTTCATGAAATACCCGGAACTGATTTGAAAGGAACTGATGAGAAAAGTATGGAAAAATTCAGAGACAGATTAAATGAAAGAGGAATAACAGCAACAATCAGAGCATCAAGAGGACAAGATATTGATGCTGCTTGCGGACTTTTATCAACGAAAGAGTTAACAGATAAAAAGCAATAA
- a CDS encoding sulfotransferase domain-containing protein has product MKKVDAIIIGAGRSGTTSLYEYLESHPDVCFSKIKEIHYFSLADLFARGEDYYHSFFNATENQIKASADTYLLIDKEAPKRINRYNPNMKIIIMLREPIVRAFSGYNYSINNGYLNKNVSFIESVENENFHIKNSDIIKQNNLCNLYQSKYFEHISYWMNYFPKENFLILKTNELKTKTLLNKLSDFLNISEFVDIKTDIKANKAAKSKSKVLQQFLLNRNNPMRILLRKILPKKIKSKILHSKLPEKLSNLNRTETVYKPITNENRRFAEQLIKEDSEMLRKEFGINF; this is encoded by the coding sequence ATGAAAAAAGTTGATGCGATTATTATCGGAGCCGGACGATCCGGAACAACAAGTTTATACGAATATCTTGAAAGTCATCCGGATGTTTGCTTTTCAAAAATTAAAGAAATTCATTATTTCTCATTGGCTGATCTTTTTGCACGCGGAGAAGACTATTATCATTCATTTTTTAATGCAACAGAAAATCAAATTAAAGCAAGTGCAGATACTTATCTTCTGATTGATAAAGAAGCTCCAAAAAGAATAAACCGGTACAATCCGAATATGAAAATTATTATTATGCTCCGTGAACCTATTGTCAGAGCTTTTTCAGGATATAATTATTCAATAAACAACGGATACTTAAATAAAAATGTTTCATTTATTGAATCCGTAGAAAATGAAAATTTTCATATTAAAAATTCAGATATCATTAAACAAAATAATTTGTGTAACTTGTACCAAAGCAAATATTTTGAACATATAAGTTACTGGATGAATTATTTTCCGAAAGAGAATTTTTTAATATTGAAAACAAATGAGCTTAAAACAAAAACATTATTAAATAAATTATCAGACTTTTTAAATATTTCAGAATTTGTTGATATAAAGACAGATATTAAAGCAAATAAAGCAGCAAAATCTAAATCAAAAGTTTTGCAACAATTTTTATTAAATCGTAATAATCCTATGCGGATATTGTTGAGGAAAATTTTGCCGAAAAAAATAAAATCAAAAATTCTTCATTCCAAACTTCCTGAAAAACTGTCAAATTTAAACAGAACAGAAACTGTTTACAAACCAATTACAAATGAAAATCGCAGATTTGCCGAACAATTAATAAAAGAAGATTCTGAAATGTTAAGAAAGGAATTTGGAATAAATTTTTAA